TCGGCTTTACGTCCGAACAGGATGCAACCCTGGAAACGCTGACCGAGGCGTTCGGTCCGGTCGCCGAAGGTCTGGACCTGACCTGGTCGTTCCATGACGAAATGGTCAAGATGAAGGCCGTTATCATGGTCAGCCGGTTTGGCCACTGCCTGAACGACCTGCTGTACCGCTGGCGCATCGGCGCGCTGCCGATCGACATCGTCGCGGTGATTTCGAACCACACCGACTATCAAAAGGTTGTGGTCAATCACGATATCCCCTTCCACCACATCAAGGTGACGCCGGAAAACAAACCGCAAGCCGAGGCGCGGATCATGGAAGTGGTCGAAGACGTTGACGCCGATCTGATCGTGCTGGCGCGCTACATGCAGATCCTCAGCGATCAGATGTGCAAGAAAATGTCGGGACGGATCATCAACATCCACCACTCGTTCCTGCCGTCCTTCAAGGGGGCCAACCCCTACAAGCAAGCGTTCGAGCGCGGCGTGAAACTGATCGGGGCCACTGCCCACTATGTCACCGCAGATCTGGACGAAGGCCCGATTATCGAACAGGACACCGTGCGCGTGACCCACGCCCAGAACGGTACCGATTATGTATCGTTGGGCCGTGACGTCGAAGCGCAGGTTCTGGCCCGTGCGATCCACGCACATGCCAACCGACGCGTGTTCCTGAACGGCAACAAGACCATCGTCTTCCCGCCGTCGCCCGGTGCCTATAGCAGCGACCGCATGGGCTGACCCTTTGATACTGGTGCTGGCCGGACCGGCCGGCACCACCCTTTCAGTTGATCCGGGACCGTTCGGCCCGTTTCGACCCTAAATTTCTCCAAAACAGTCTCTAATCCGCGCCAATGACCCATCTGGCGCGAATCGCCGACGCCGGTTTGCGATGCCCGCGATGGTTGAAATTGCCCGTTTGCGCGCATTTCCCCCGCTCAAGACCCCACAACCTGTTCTTTTCTTGTGTCACAGGGGCAGTTACGCACAAGA
This Pseudosulfitobacter sp. DSM 107133 DNA region includes the following protein-coding sequences:
- the purU gene encoding formyltetrahydrofolate deformylase, encoding MTKYCLNVSCASRRGIVSAISGFLADNGCNILDSAQFDDMNTGMFFMRIGFTSEQDATLETLTEAFGPVAEGLDLTWSFHDEMVKMKAVIMVSRFGHCLNDLLYRWRIGALPIDIVAVISNHTDYQKVVVNHDIPFHHIKVTPENKPQAEARIMEVVEDVDADLIVLARYMQILSDQMCKKMSGRIINIHHSFLPSFKGANPYKQAFERGVKLIGATAHYVTADLDEGPIIEQDTVRVTHAQNGTDYVSLGRDVEAQVLARAIHAHANRRVFLNGNKTIVFPPSPGAYSSDRMG